In one Erinaceus europaeus chromosome 3, mEriEur2.1, whole genome shotgun sequence genomic region, the following are encoded:
- the PRR27 gene encoding proline-rich protein 27 isoform X1 translates to MKLLLWACILCVAFAKKKRFHFVSEKFFSSNEEGYNRHRYPINPSLSNPYPVPENDFSPFNPPKKNIPNYPGHPDPETGVASYPWILNNPGASVYNIPKIPLPTWLSPPLSAGASVHGLPPSSAVGPFGSENAAPPPPYEPQVESRTESPATGEFADMAINEPDEAELSAITPSVTTRNIFHPPAGNPAVPEHQSSNSFTQEKK, encoded by the exons ATGAAGCTTTTACTTTGGGCCTGCATTCTTTGTGTGGCTTTTGCAAAGAAG aaGCGTTTCCACTTCGTTAGTGAG AAATTTTTCTCAAGCAATGAAGAG GGTTACAACCGCCATCGTTACCCCATTAACCCATCTCTGAGTAATCCTTATCCAGTTCCAGAGAATGATTTCTCTCCTTTCAATCCTCCCAAAAAAAATATTCCTAATTATCCTGGGCATCCTGACCCTGAAACAGGAGTAGCCTCATATCCCTGGATTCTCAATAATCCTGGTGCCTCTGTCTACAACATTCCTAAAATCCCCTTACCTACCTGGctgtcccctcctctttctgCTGGGGCTTCTGTCCATGGCTTACCCCCTAGTTCGGCTGTAGGACCTTTTGGTTCAGAGAATGCAGCTCCACCTCCACCCTATGAACCTCAAGTCGAATCTAGGACAGAATCACCTGCTACAGGAGAATTTGCTGATATGGCTATCAATGAACCTGATGAAGCTGAGCTCTCTGCAATCACACCCTCTGTGACCACACGCAATATCTTCCACCCTCCGGCAGGCAATCCTGCCGTCCCAGAACATCAATCTTCTAATTCTTTTACTCAG gaaaagaaatga
- the PRR27 gene encoding proline-rich protein 27 isoform X2 — protein sequence MKLLLWACILCVAFAKKKRFHFVSEGYNRHRYPINPSLSNPYPVPENDFSPFNPPKKNIPNYPGHPDPETGVASYPWILNNPGASVYNIPKIPLPTWLSPPLSAGASVHGLPPSSAVGPFGSENAAPPPPYEPQVESRTESPATGEFADMAINEPDEAELSAITPSVTTRNIFHPPAGNPAVPEHQSSNSFTQEKK from the exons ATGAAGCTTTTACTTTGGGCCTGCATTCTTTGTGTGGCTTTTGCAAAGAAG aaGCGTTTCCACTTCGTTAGTGAG GGTTACAACCGCCATCGTTACCCCATTAACCCATCTCTGAGTAATCCTTATCCAGTTCCAGAGAATGATTTCTCTCCTTTCAATCCTCCCAAAAAAAATATTCCTAATTATCCTGGGCATCCTGACCCTGAAACAGGAGTAGCCTCATATCCCTGGATTCTCAATAATCCTGGTGCCTCTGTCTACAACATTCCTAAAATCCCCTTACCTACCTGGctgtcccctcctctttctgCTGGGGCTTCTGTCCATGGCTTACCCCCTAGTTCGGCTGTAGGACCTTTTGGTTCAGAGAATGCAGCTCCACCTCCACCCTATGAACCTCAAGTCGAATCTAGGACAGAATCACCTGCTACAGGAGAATTTGCTGATATGGCTATCAATGAACCTGATGAAGCTGAGCTCTCTGCAATCACACCCTCTGTGACCACACGCAATATCTTCCACCCTCCGGCAGGCAATCCTGCCGTCCCAGAACATCAATCTTCTAATTCTTTTACTCAG gaaaagaaatga